In the Thermodesulfobacteriota bacterium genome, GCTTCCTTGGCCGGTATCATGTTGGGATTTCTAAGAGGGGGGATGCCGTCTTGTCTTACACCTCCCCAGCGGACTTCATCTAGTCTAATTTTATTAGTCCTATTACTTGAAAAATAGCCCTTAAACTTGGGATCAATCAAACTATAGAGTAACGATTTGAATTCTGGATACTGTGGGTGTGCCATCTCTTCTTTACTCCAAATCCATTCATACCATTTATCCAATTCATACCCATAGCTTTGTCCAGTTTTTTCTTCAAGCAAAGTCACAAGCTTTGCTGTAAATGACGGGTCACTGTTTAAATATATCGCCTCAATCATCATCACAGGGAACGAGCTCTCCCAGTTCTCACTGATATAATTATATGCCTTATCTCTATCTTCTGGCGGAGATGCTATCAACGCCACAAATGAAACAGGAACTAAGTTTTCTTTGGCAACTTGAGAGAAAGTTTCTTGTGAATGACTTATTAGAGGATAGATCAATAAGCCTAGAATTATTGCTGTTAAAAGCGTAATTTTTGTTAGTCTTTTGTTTCTCATAGTAAAATATTAGATTCCATCTCAATAAAAAAGTTGCAAGAGCTATGATTCACTATAACTGTGCATTTCTCAAATTCCTGGTATAATTTACGGCTTATATTGATTAATAAGTGCTTAAAAAGACTAATAAAATCTATTTATATTCAAGGGGTTAGTACTGATGAAAGTTAATATGGAAAATTTGAGCGATACTCGGAGAAAGCTGGAAGTAGTAGTTCCTGCAGAGGACGTGAAAAAACAAAGAGATGCCGTGTTTAAAGAAATTTATAGCGTTGCCAAAGTAAAAGGCTTTAGACCGGGTAAGGCGCCTGCTAATGTGGTTGAGGCAATGTATAAGAGTGAGATATTGAGTGAAACAATGCAGAAAATACTCTCCACTACTCTTGAAAAAGCTCTGACAGAGGCAAAAGTAAATCCTTTAAACCGCCCTGAGATAACCCCTCCGGATGACCTAGATCCGAATAAGGACTTTGAATACATCGTTGTATTTGAGGTACTTCCCGAGATTGAGCTCGGACAATACAAAGAGATAAAGCTTAAAAAAGATAAAAGGCCAGTTAAAGACGATGAAATAAAAGAGGCCATTGAACACTTAAGAGAGCACAAAGCAGACCTAAAGCCATATGAAAAGAAGAAAGCCGTCAAAGACGGAGATGTTGTAATAGTTGATTTTGAAGGATCTCTGGACGGAAATCCAATAAAAGACCTAAAGAGAGAGGATGTGCAGTTTGTTGTTGGTGAAAAGAAGATGATTCCAGAGTTTGAAGAAGCAGTTGTGGGCATGAAAAAAGAAGAGCAAAAAGAGTTTGATGTTACGTATGATGATCAATTTCCAATTGAAGAGGCTCGAAATAAAGCAGTGCACTATGTTTTAACATTAAAAGACGTTCTTAAAAGAACTTTGCCCAAGGTCGATGATGAACTAGCTAAAGGAATTGGACTTGAATCACTTAAGGACCTTAAAGAGAAAATTAGCGAGGATCTATCTCAACAAATTGAAAAAGGCGCCCAAACTAAGATGAGAAGAGAGCTTATGGACATTTTGGTTGAAAATAATCCATCGATAGAAGCTCCCCAGAGCCTTGTAGAGCAAGAGGCTGAGAGATTGGTGCAAAGCGTGCAGCAAAACATACAGCAACAAGGTGCACCTCCAATGGATTTGAGTGAGGAGCAGCTTGAAGAAATAAAGGATCACGCACTTAGAAACGTAAAAGCGTCGATTGTGCTTGGCGAAATATCCAGAAAAGAGGGGCTAACTGTAACAGAAGATGATATAAATGAGAATCTAAGTGCTGTTGCAATGCAACATAATATGCAGACAGAGCAAATACGCGAATTATATGAAAAAAACAATTTATTGGAGGGGCTTGAAGCCAATCTAACAGAGAAGAAAGTCATTGATTTTATTGTCGATAATGCCGATATTGATGAGGTTTTAGTGGAAGAAAATCACGTTGACAATGAAGCCTAGTATCTGTATACTCAAAAGTAATGTCCAGCTACGTACCGATAGTAATTGAGCAAACCAGCAGGGGCG is a window encoding:
- the tig gene encoding trigger factor → MKVNMENLSDTRRKLEVVVPAEDVKKQRDAVFKEIYSVAKVKGFRPGKAPANVVEAMYKSEILSETMQKILSTTLEKALTEAKVNPLNRPEITPPDDLDPNKDFEYIVVFEVLPEIELGQYKEIKLKKDKRPVKDDEIKEAIEHLREHKADLKPYEKKKAVKDGDVVIVDFEGSLDGNPIKDLKREDVQFVVGEKKMIPEFEEAVVGMKKEEQKEFDVTYDDQFPIEEARNKAVHYVLTLKDVLKRTLPKVDDELAKGIGLESLKDLKEKISEDLSQQIEKGAQTKMRRELMDILVENNPSIEAPQSLVEQEAERLVQSVQQNIQQQGAPPMDLSEEQLEEIKDHALRNVKASIVLGEISRKEGLTVTEDDINENLSAVAMQHNMQTEQIRELYEKNNLLEGLEANLTEKKVIDFIVDNADIDEVLVEENHVDNEA